AACATAACAATAAATATAAAGATGGATAAAATAGGAGCATGTGGTGTTGAGATTGCCCACTTATCTTGAGTCCCTAATTCTACAACATTCAAGTACCATATGAAAGATACACACAGAATGGAGAAGATTTAACAGTTTTACGCTTTTTCCAACTACAAAATGAGCCACACTTCCTAAAAATTATAATTCAGATAAATGTTCAACATGAAAATTGCAATTAGGGCATCAAACTCCAATAACTTATTTTCAAATTCTTCATCATTTCACATTCTTCGTCATCATTCTTTTGCTACAACCTCCTCCTCTGGGAAATAATCTTGCCTGGGAAGTAGTAGATCACGAGTTAATATTGTTTCAACATGCAGACACAAAACAGTACCAAAATCAATCTTTGCAACAGCACCAAATATATCAATATATCAATGGCTATCACATAAGGTTAATCTAAAAAAAAGGATGTTTTTCAATTGACATTGTAATTGTATTTTGTCCTTCTATGTTGCTTTTCAGGATTTTCAAGAAAATGGCAAAATTTGATTTTAAGATAAATTCAACCCAATCCTCTGAATCAACTGCATATTTTTGGGCCCATGAACATTGAATCACAAAGTAGCAAATTAGCAAACTCACAGAAACTTCACATAAATACTGATAAATATCACTTACCGCAATTTGCGTGAGAGTTGGTATATGCCGGTTCCTGCCATTGCAACATTTACGCTAAAAAGGTTCCAATTTTTCTGCAACATCGAAAGTATTTGCCTCTAACATATCAGGATTACTGAAAATTGTATTGCACATAGAACCTACAAAAAATTTACGCTCCTAATAATATTCAGAAACTAATTTACGTAGTAGTTCTCAATATTCCTACTTTTACTTTTTCCAGCCATTATGATTAGTAAAAAAGTTGTTCATTTAGTAATTGTCTTGCAGCAAAATAGTACCTTAAAGTTGCTGTATAAACGGAGATTAAAATTATTGTATATTCTATGTTTAATATTAAGCCTAGCATAATAGGCAACAAAAAACAGGAATACAAGTATAGTCTTTATAGATTTTGCATTGTATGTTAGACATACCATGTTACAGTGTCTAACTGATGATATAGAATTTACAAGTTAGGTATGTCATGCTCTTGCAAGAGAGAAAATGCAATTACTAACCAGAATCACACACACTTGACATATAGTGATGAAGGTAGTGAAGTAAAACTTTACTTGCATTAAAGGTCCACAAATGATTCTCAGTCCACTAAATTTCAATTTTTCATGAATTAGTCAAAAGTAATCTGTCtttgagagagagaaaaaaaaacttactGGTGTGATTACAGTGCTGTAACGCGACCAGATAAGTCCAGTAGCCATGACAGCTGTGTTAAAAACAAAAGGAATCAGCAAACACATAGATGTAAATAAAACCCAATACACAACAATATAGGCTAAGAACTGCTTGCAACTTGAACACTCAGCATTCCGTGAATTCATTCACTTGCACATGGCTGCTCCTTTCAAAGAATCCAAAAATACACATTTTCACAAGGATGAGTGATGAGCTAATGCTCGCGGGCGTCTGTGTGACAGAGAGAAGTCTGCAATATATAACACAAAATGCAGTTATATATGCACATGCATACCTAGTTGCTGAGGATATGAAATCTTCTCAGGTGGTTTTGAAAAATCAGCAATATTGGCAATGCTGATACCCCACTTAAATGTAGGGGCCCAGAAGTGAACTGCACAAAATAGATAGTCAATTTATGCATCAATGCAAGTCAACAATAACACTTTAACACTTGACAACAACATTGGTAACTGGAAACAAAAAAGAGACAACATTGATACTAATGCTTAAAGCaacagacacacacacacacacacacacacacactctcttcACTCACTATTATAagtaaaattgatattttttttcctatgaagcacggacaccgaAACCAAGACACTGACACATCGACACttgtattatttaaaaattgaataaattaaatttaatcacAAGTCTCAGTGTCGGTTTCAGACACCAGCACTGACACATATTTTTTCAGAAGTATTGGTGCTACAGAACTTTTTTGAACAGTTGATGTATAGACTACATATAAACCAGATACATCAACATATGAATGTACCAAAAAAAAGTCAAATCTGCTTATAATAGTGATAAGAGAGTGTGTGCAGAATACATAAATCTTCACTATCTTTTTTTATCTAcaaaaagactaaattatgctACCTTCACTCATCATACATGCAACAATTTCCTTCTATAATTCTAAATCTTTGATAGTATGCAACAAtgtccccacttataagcacatatTCAAGTCATATATTATCCGATGTAAGACTCTTAACATAGAAATAAATGGTGAGTGACCTGATAGAAGAAACCTGATAGCAGGTGGACCATCCGATCTTAAAACTGACTCTTATACCATGTTATGATTACGCCTAATTCATCCTTTCAAAACCGACTTGTAAAATTGTCGTCACTTATAAAGAGACATGTTcatatcatatatcatatattatcCAAAGTGAAACTCTTAACCATAAAGATATTGCAAAACATTACAATAAACATAACAAgcaaaataatgaattaaaatgaagTAAGAACTGAAACTAATAAACAAATCCCCAATTTCTAATAACAAATTTTTGCATCCCTTCACCCTAAAAAATACCCCTTTTTAACATAGCAGTCAAAAGCCAGATTAAGCATTGACCATCTAATAAATCAGTAATCAGGAATCAAACATTTACCATCTAATTAATCTTAATCACTAATTAGGGATCCAAATCAAATAGCTGCTATATATACAATCAGAAATACCGTATCAAAGGGAAAACAACGAATTGACAAACAAAAACACAAAGGAATACGAAAAAAGCAAAGTAACTGACTGGTTTTGGGTCCGGCTGGATGATTCCAAAAGGCTTGAAGCTTTGAAGTCGCCATGAAAAGAATCCTTCTTCACGTCTCCGATTGAAATTGAATTGGATTTGGTTTCAGCTTCTCCAAAACTTAGAGAaactatattatttataataatttataatgttattatattttttatgggCCATGATGATAACGTCTCAGAGCATTctttaaatattcaaaataaaaaataattattaatttatttaatttaatgaattaaatattcttatttttttaaaaagtaattattttttaaataatttagtgaCTAGGATATCAtcatttaaaaataggaaaaaaagaAATACACTGATActgtaaagtatttttacactgtcaaccaataagAGACATGAAACTAAatcctatttttaattttaaaaacttgaAATTACATGACAAATTAATTTTacgtgtaaaattattttacgtgACAGTACACTATTTTTAAAGTCCTAAAAATATATAACTGAGATATCATTCCCTACTAAAAGATATTTCTTTTATTCAACATTCATTAACATCTTCTTTATTCTATACTAAAATCCAAATCCTCGTGTAatcaaaaaagaaactcaaatccTCGTGCAACACACTatcttaaatttatattaaaagttgatattgtaaaatgtaatatttaatgatatttatttatttatttatttatttattttgtgtgcACAAATTGGTTAAAATATTGTCTACTGCTTTTGAGAATTTTATGTGTCAGTCAATAGAGATTTTGCCCCCTACTTTTGTTAGGTCATGAAATAATGGTGTATTATTTAAAAGTAAAATTTATCTTTGAATTAAATTAAGATAATTCaaattcttaatttttatttataaatcagATATTCTCTAGTGCAATTGaagaaattatatttttaatataattaatattcttGATTAGAGGTGGCAAAGCGGACGGTCAGCCCTATTTAGGCTCGTCTAAGAGCGGGGCAGAGTGGGACAACTTAGGTGTTCGAGTTTAAAAGTTATATCCGTCCCGTTTATTAACGAGTTGGCGGATCGGTCcgccaatttttatttttattttattttagaattttatttactACATAATTTACAAATCTCTTAATGATTACCAAAGAGttcgataattttttttaacaacataCAATAGAACTTCAATACAAGCTTAAgcacaaaataaaaatcaaaataaataatacatatcatCCTATTGCTATTTAAtaaaaactaactactaaaaTAATCGATTTAAGAATTTACACAATACAAACAGTGATAACAATTATATTGCATAATACATCACAATGCATAAAATAGTAGTGCATAAAATATCAACACCCGACTTTCTCACTATTTATATCATATAGATTCTTATATCGACCGATTTCTTATTAGTTAAGTTATAAATTTGTCACACGTATACACTAATCAAatcattcattttttaaaatgaacATCTATTTTAAAGAAAACACGTGAGCTAATGTATTGAGAACTTAATAATTATGCATGTCatacaattgttcttttatttcaaacttttccaatcaacacatgtattagaaagttatagaaagaaCATTACacttataatttaatttgtatgtataataatttagaatacaattcaatcaacataatcctaagagaagagtgttgtttttatacttaaaagttgttttaaattctgagtaaaaaataaaaagtttcaaCAAAAAGTCCGCGGGCAAAATCCGCCCTGCTCCACTTTTTAAAGCGGATTATGCGGGACGGACCAACTTAAAGTTCCGAGCCTAAAAACTCAACTCAGCCCGTCAAAAATAACGGGTCAAACGGGCCAAACCGGCAGACCTGTTCCGTTTTGCCATCCTACTCTtgatgataaaaattaaaatgggtTTTTTATTTATCAATATAAAAAACTTGTCATatactttttaaatatatttatcaaTATATAATGATATAAACTTTAAATAAATTCTTTAAATTCACACTAATCATACACAATATTATATGTTATTATATGAAAGCTTAATAAAAATTGaacatttttaataaatataaaaattattaatagaaaaaaaaacataaatgaaTGCACTAtagtataaataaaattataataaaatcaaagtttTTCTGTTGGGTGAATTGAAGAACAAAAAAGTAatgttgttatttaaatttttatttcatgTTTATACTCTTCTGAACACTTGAAATGAGTTGTTAAAATAATAGTTGAAATTTAATGATTGCATATTTTTCCTTGATTATAAAACTTTGATAGAAAATTTAGAAGATTTCTCTCCATTATTCTATTGAGTGATGACCCCTAAGTGGAGTCACAGTGTCACACAAagtaaagaaaaagaaggaatgtCTTAAAAGTAATGGATTTGGTTGGTATTGGCCCTTGTACATATAAGAAAAGAAAGGAGATTTGAAATTACTAACCAGAAAAGAAATGAGATTTGAAATCActaattattttgatatattttttaaagagttattaactttttaattttttttttgatttttttatttatgaaagtgttcttttgtTGTTTAATTTCCACCTTTAATAATGGTGGTAGTTTCCTCATGTGATTATAAAGTTTTTTGTGTGTATTTACCattttaaatagtaaaatattttattagattAGGTTATGTGATTTTTGTTTTctcacttttgaaaaaagtttttcatattaaaaatttgatgttttttttgtatgattattattgtgatttaatatatatatatatatatatatatatatatatatatatatatatatatatatatatgaaaaatttattatgaaattaataagaagtaatataatataatataaaaacagaaataaaggtgaaaaatagaagaggaaaataatattatattattctcATCAGTGTCGATTTCAAGTACAATATCGGTCATATTTATAGGATATATGTAATAAATAgaaaatcaatataaaatcttATAATTTTTGGACATCCATAATTATGTCATTTATAACATTAATGTCTATAAAAAATATGCCTCATTAAAATTTTGGGTTTTTCTATCCTATGCAAATTTGTacatgttaaaaaatttaaaatggtaAATTTGTCTTGGAACATGTGTATTTTATATtaaatgtataactttttaataaataattaatatttttcaatGAAAACTTACTACTTTTAGTTGCCTTAACATGTGCAATATTACACAGGTTTGACAAACCCTTAAAATTTTATTAGAAAAAACTCTATGGAAAAAAttatagtgaaggaaaaagagtacaatatttTTTGTTAAGGAACTATCTCGTTACTAATTAATACAGATTATTacaaacaagaaagaaaatttaGGAAGACAATAATTAATTGTTCATAACATAATAGTCCACTTTGGATATTTGTTCAGGATATTTCTTGTTAAAATCTTACTAGAAAAAATTCAGCgggaaaaaatctagtgaaggaaaaaagtACAATATTCTTTTAAGAAAAATTTATTTCTCCCCCCCGCTGAACAAATTCATTTCTCTCCTCAACTGAACGATTATTTCTTCCACGATGAAGATCAATCTTTTTGCACTGAAAGGtctgaagtatatgtttgactttgTTTAAATGTCTTCTTGTAGGTGaagaacaaaatattttaaaaaccggaccggtcatcaaaccggtgaggatactgggtcactggttcatCGGTCGAACCACATGACCAAACTGGGTTAAACCGGATAAAATCGGATTACACCTGCCATTATAATAAAACTATATatgtataaaaccggtcgaaccggatcattcaatctctaaaaaaattataactagcACTTACAAGCtttataactagcacttaaaagCAACAGCATAATCTATAAATAAGCTCTTAAAAATCACAAATTCAGAAGTTGTGCATTAGGTgctgaaaatactaataatccATATAGTTTAAGGCTCttaaaaatcacaaatataatAGTTTGTCAGCACTTAAAAATCACAAATTCAGTTCAAATTTAAACATAAGTATTACACATAACAAAGTAGTACAAATTACAAAGAGCATGTTCTATATCAAGTGTATTCAACATCAATGTGTGGTTCAATGTATGAAAGTTTCTCACACCATAAACTCATCGCCAATCACATGAAATAACTCTTTCAATAAATGACAAAATTGAcataaaaggtacttagaaaaaaagTTGAAAGTGACTTTATATACAGAGTCTcatctaattaaattttttataaaacaaatttgATCTAATAAATATTTGTTATCTATATTAAACTCTCAAAATAAATATAGTAATTTGGTAAATTGTAGCAGTTCAAAATTGGCCATAATTTGAGATTGAATTTATTTGGGAGAATTGATAGCAGCATAAAAAATAGGATGTAAGAACATACTAGAGTCCCATCTAATAAAACAACAGACAAGATATAAAGACATAAACTtgtctcttaattttttttagcaAAAACATCACAGGTACAGGTGaaacataaatataatttataaggtCTCCAAACCCTCCATTCTATAGTCATCCTAATACAGGTGAAACGTGAAAACATTTGATTTTCAACGACAACATTTGAACCCTAATTTTTACCACATAtcagaataaaaaataaagagtATACGGTGGTGTTTCAGGATGCACAGCGTAGCGGCGGTGTTCGAACAACGGCCGACGGTGTTCTATTCTAGAAACGGCACAGTGGTGCTATTGAAATCGGCGGCGGCGTTCGTTCTGCACTTTCTTTTTCTTCGtctgtttttgtttttcttcGTTTGAGTTTcagatttttccttttaattttttttctattttcaatAACTCAAAACGATGTCATTTtggttaaattttttaaaaaaaaaacgcatcAAAACCGCTGGTTTACGGAAACCGTCGGTTTTCCGGTTTTCATCGGTCCAACCCACCAGTTTGATGACGAAGGCGGTCCAGCTATCGAACCAGACCGGCCACTGGTCCGGTTCCCGGttcaaccggtccgaccggccagtccggtccggtttttacaACTATGTGAAGAACTATAACCTGCTAGTAGCGTTATAGAAATTAACATATCATGGTGTGTATAATTAGTAAGATAGATTAGTGCTTGAATTACACtaggatatggtacttcaggaccaatgATTTTTTTCATCTTGTTCTCGAGGTCTAAAAGAATCATCTGTACATCCGATGATCTAACATCATAAAGGTAGACAATATACAAGATTTATCCATATAAGAGCATTTTAACATTTTGCTATATATGAGATTTTCTCATATAAAAACGTTTTAACATTTTTTCTATATAAGCCTTCTTGGTATGTAAAAGTTTCATTTTCTAAATGTTCATTTAGTAATGACTTTTTCTTTTCCAAGTCGTTCATCTCAAATAATTTCTTTAAACAATTTATTGCTTTTGGAATCTCTTCAAGAGTTTCAATAATTTTATGTCATCTACATCGACAACTATTatagaaattttttttattgaaatttttataaaaatacaacaacttatgaacttattTGTATATCTCTCCTTTAACAAATATTCATTGAGATAATTATATCACTTGTCtccatattttttttaacacatgGAGATACTTGTTCAATTTTATATCTTATCAGCTGGACCATACAaataagatgttacaacatccatcatgttcaaatcaAGTCATTCCTGTGCTACAAGACTAATTAATTATCGAAAATTAATTGAATCCACCACAAGTGAATATGTTTCATCAAACTcgatcttaggtctttgtgaaaatcattgagcaagaAATCAAGCTTTATAGCATTCTAATTTTGCTTTTtttacaaaaactcatttatatccaattgctttcacaccttgaggtgttcagaCTACATGTCCAAAATTAAGTCACTTATAAAGTAAGTTTAAttattcttcaattgaatatattcattttggCCAATTTACATTTTGTCTACAATAtttgatagactttgactcataattatcgttatcattgatcacttttagcgctatattgtatacaaggACATTgttaatattgactttattttggTTATCTTAATTTCGGTTCCATCATATTTCATTCATGACATAATTTATTGAGATTtctttatttcatttttcaagtacttgattagttcttctggaactgaaaaataaattatgtcaaagtgctcttagaATTTTCATATCCTCAATTGAGTCATACTTAACTTTAACTTCTTTTCTAGGTAGAGGGTTTTTAACATTGGAATTGACTTTCTTACAACGCTTCAGGCACGactacaactcatttgcaatagtagattatccaataggagaatccactttgaatGGAGTATTAACAGCAAataatttcataaactttgcaaatgaataatattttgaacttctgGTTCATGTTGGTTTGTAGGAGGATCAAGAcagcaatttattttttaattgttcaTTTGATTTTCAGGTTTACTTTTTCAGCCGCTTATTTTCTCCCTTTAATATTGGAaaaattaatttctcaattaaaAATCAGCCTACTGGGCCGCAATCAATTATACAATTATTAGATCAAGATATATTCTCAAATACGAGATTcatataaaaatacattttctcTAATATTCTTTCAAGACTCGTCTTAGTGTACTATATTAGAGCAATTGAGTTATATACAACACATTCAAAAGTTtacttagatgagaagtattaggTTATTAACCTAAAATAAATGATAAGTTATGGGGAGAATTAACATATAAtaacttgttggcttaatgcaaaTACATATCTGAATTTTCATGGTTGTGTGTTtcctatatataatttataacttatgattaggggtggcaaatgGGCATGTGCGTCCCGTTTAAGTGCGTCCCTCAAAAGCTCGCAAAAAAATGGGGCGGGCATAGTTGAGGATGTGAACCTAAAACCTAGTTCCGCCCCACAAAAAGTAAGGGCGAAGTTGGGAAAGTTCGTGGGCACTACACCCTTTAAGTTTAAAAACGTATAAATTTATGTAAATACACGTGCCCGTAAAAGCTCGCGTAAAAACTGGATGGGGCGGGGCGAACACATTAGAGGGTGAGGGCCTAAACCTTTGGCCCGCCCGTACTAAAGTGCGAACAAAACGGGTATGCCCAACGGGTTGGGTCGGTTTTGCCACGCCTACCTATGTCTCATAAGTATCGACTATGTAATTAACTTTAGatgtctaaagaatggatcttcaagttcatttttatgaacatatactACGTGATGTTcgttatcaattttaataatatatgtgatactaatcaagaaatttctaaaaaattcaaaaaataagatcttagtctaattagttgaaaAAACAATTTCACAAACTTTTGGTTGTGAGTAGACATATGCATGATCTTTTAGTCAATGccacaattaatgtcataaatatTCAATCTCTCAAAATTTCCTTTAGGTTCAATTTC
The Vicia villosa cultivar HV-30 ecotype Madison, WI unplaced genomic scaffold, Vvil1.0 ctg.000893F_1_1, whole genome shotgun sequence DNA segment above includes these coding regions:
- the LOC131631995 gene encoding mitochondrial pyruvate carrier 4-like; translation: MATSKLQAFWNHPAGPKTIHFWAPTFKWGISIANIADFSKPPEKISYPQQLAVMATGLIWSRYSTVITPKNWNLFSVNVAMAGTGIYQLSRKLRQDYFPEEEVVAKE